One region of Bacteroidota bacterium genomic DNA includes:
- a CDS encoding cysteine desulfurase family protein, which translates to MIYLDNASTTKLNNKVLNTMTKALEEIYGNPSSTHSLGRKAKVAVESARNSISKILNCKAKEIIFTSGATEANNAIIFNAVNTLNVERIISSPIEHHSVFDTIKKIENDNLAEVHWLTINEKGNFDFDELEGLLKEDKKTFVSLMHVNNEIGNITDIEKVGNLCRNYNAVFHSDTVQGITHLNYDLEKLPVDFICASAHKYGGPKGVGLIFKRDGVKFSKQIYGGEQERDFRAGTENIHGIIAMQKAIEIAFSEKEKINNHISNLKKHLITSLKKEIQGIKFNGLSDNPEESIPTILNIKLPLSKPGKMIVFQFDLKGVAISEGSACSSGGSLGSHVLRELHSDPANPGSNIRISFGPENTLEEVDLFTKILKEIISTSK; encoded by the coding sequence ATGATATATTTAGACAATGCTTCTACAACAAAACTAAATAACAAGGTGTTAAATACAATGACCAAGGCTTTGGAGGAGATTTATGGCAACCCTTCATCAACCCATTCTTTAGGCAGAAAAGCAAAAGTTGCAGTAGAATCGGCGCGAAATTCAATATCAAAGATTCTAAATTGTAAAGCGAAAGAAATAATTTTCACATCCGGAGCAACCGAGGCAAACAATGCTATTATTTTTAATGCAGTCAACACCCTAAATGTTGAACGTATAATTTCTTCACCTATAGAACATCACTCTGTATTTGATACAATAAAAAAGATTGAAAACGATAATCTGGCAGAAGTTCACTGGCTGACAATTAATGAAAAAGGAAATTTTGATTTTGATGAGCTGGAGGGACTTTTAAAAGAGGACAAAAAGACTTTCGTTAGTCTTATGCATGTAAACAACGAAATCGGCAATATTACCGACATAGAAAAAGTGGGGAATTTATGCCGAAACTATAATGCAGTTTTCCACTCTGATACTGTTCAGGGCATAACTCACCTCAACTATGATCTTGAAAAGCTCCCTGTTGACTTCATCTGCGCCAGTGCACATAAGTATGGAGGACCAAAAGGGGTAGGTTTAATATTCAAACGTGATGGTGTAAAATTTTCGAAACAAATTTACGGAGGCGAACAGGAAAGAGACTTTAGAGCAGGTACCGAAAATATTCACGGAATTATTGCCATGCAAAAAGCTATAGAAATTGCCTTTAGCGAAAAAGAAAAGATTAACAATCATATTAGCAATCTAAAAAAACACCTGATAACATCGCTAAAAAAAGAAATTCAGGGCATTAAATTTAATGGCCTGTCGGACAATCCTGAAGAAAGCATTCCAACTATTTTGAATATAAAATTACCTCTTTCAAAACCGGGCAAGATGATTGTTTTTCAATTTGATTTAAAAGGAGTTGCCATTTCTGAGGGAAGTGCCTGCTCTTCGGGCGGAAGTTTAGGTTCGCACGTACTCAGGGAATTGCACAGCGACCCGGCAAACCCGGGAAGCAACATCAGAATCTCCTTTGGACCTGAAAACACACTTGAGGAGGTAGACTTATTTACAAAAATTCTCAAAGAAATTATCTCAACATCAAAATAA
- a CDS encoding 5'-methylthioadenosine/adenosylhomocysteine nucleosidase yields MINNKKYILVFLLGALTFWAYNKFAFPKVEQKIRPQISTTGIIGAMDEEVNILKDSMQVDTVIQKAGMDFYKGKINSKQIIVVKSGIGKVNAAIATQLLIDNFSVSNIINTGVAGGLNDTLNIADIVIAKSLRYHDFDVSSFGYKIGKIPRMDTSVFYSDRMMMANILKNGRGLKYRIGYGDISSGDQFIANEIQKNEIVNLFNSDAVEMESAAIAHVCYLNNIPFVIVRSISDKANGEAPANYSKFENEAAIKSATLILKSIN; encoded by the coding sequence ATGATAAATAACAAGAAATACATACTGGTCTTCCTTCTTGGAGCATTAACATTTTGGGCCTATAACAAGTTTGCCTTCCCAAAAGTAGAGCAAAAAATAAGACCCCAAATTTCAACAACTGGAATAATAGGAGCAATGGATGAAGAAGTAAACATCCTAAAAGATTCGATGCAGGTAGATACTGTTATCCAAAAAGCCGGGATGGACTTTTATAAAGGAAAAATAAACTCTAAACAGATTATTGTAGTAAAAAGCGGTATAGGTAAGGTTAATGCGGCAATAGCTACTCAACTACTTATTGATAATTTTAGCGTAAGCAACATTATAAATACGGGGGTAGCAGGAGGATTAAATGACACGCTAAATATTGCTGACATTGTAATAGCCAAATCACTGCGTTACCACGATTTTGATGTAAGCAGTTTTGGATATAAAATCGGAAAAATTCCAAGGATGGACACCTCTGTATTTTACTCCGATAGAATGATGATGGCTAATATTCTTAAAAACGGAAGAGGCTTAAAATATAGAATTGGCTATGGAGACATTTCTTCCGGCGATCAGTTCATTGCAAACGAAATACAAAAGAATGAAATAGTAAATTTATTCAACTCCGATGCAGTAGAAATGGAATCAGCGGCGATAGCACATGTGTGCTACCTCAACAATATCCCTTTTGTAATAGTTAGATCTATATCCGATAAAGCTAATGGCGAGGCACCTGCCAACTACAGTAAGTTTGAAAATGAAGCCGCAATAAAGTCAGCCACGCTTATTTTGAAGTCGATTAATTAA